The Cloacibacterium caeni region GCAGCTACAGATGCTAAAAATGCTGGTTATGAAGGCAAATATCTTTTGACTTTGCTCAACACCACTCAACAACCGCTTCTTCAAAATCTTAAAAACAGAGCGACCAGAGAAAAATTATTCAAAGCTTCTTGGTACAGAGCAGAAAAAGGAGACGAAAACGATACAAGAGCGATCCTCGAAAGACAAGCGAAACTGAGAATGCAGAAAGCGCATCTTATGGGAAAATCTTCTTACGCTGAACTGAATTTGGTAGACCAAATGGCAAAAAAACCAGAAAACGCAATGAACCTACTTTACCAATTAGGAAAACCTGCAGTAGAGCAAGCGAAAAGAGAAATTGTAGATATTCAAGCGCTAATTGATGCTCAAAAAGGCGGCTTCGAACTCGCACCTTGGGATTGGAATTTCTATGCAGAACAAGTGCGTAAAGCAAAATTTGATTTAGACGAAAACCAAATCAAACCTTATTTTGAAGTGTCTACCGTTTTAGAAAAAGGCGTTTTCTATGCTGCTGAAAAATTCTACGGAATTACCTTCAAAGAAAGAAAAGATTTACCAGTTTATCATCCAGATGTAGTAGCTTATGAAGTTTTTGATAGAGACGGAAAATCTTTAGCGATTTATTACTTAGATTTTTATACCAGAGATAATAAAAATGGTGGCGCTTGGATGAGCAACTTCGTAGAACAATCATTCATGACAGGAACTAAGCCTGTAATCGTAAATGTGTTCAACTACCAAAAACCCGCTCCAGGAAAACCATCATTAATTTCTTATGATGATGTGTCTACCATGTTCCACGAATTTGGGCATACTTTACACGGACTTTTTGCCAACCAAAAATACATTACCATTTCTGGAACCAATGTTCCTAGAGATTTTGTAGAATTTCCTTCTCAAATCAATGAATTTTTTGCGCTAGAGCCTTCAGTTCTTAAAAATTATGCACTACACTATGAAACCAAACAACCAATGCCTCAAACTTTGGTAGATAAAATTAAAAAAGCGGCTACTTTTAACCAAGGTTATGCCACTACAGAATTGGTTTCTGCGGCAACATTAGATATGGCTTGGCATTCTGTAAAATCTGATGCCGAAATAAAACCTACTTTAGATTTTGAAAAAGAAGTCTTAACTAAATACGGATTTACTTTGCCACAAGTTCCGCCAAGATATCATTCTCCTTACTTTGCTCACATTTGGGGAGGCGGTTATTCTGCAGGTTATTACGCTTATATGTGGAGCGACGTTTTAAATGCAGATGCTTGGAAATGGATTACGGACAATGGTGGAATGACCAGAGAAAACGGCGATCGTTTCAGAAAATATATTCTATCTGTAGGAAATTCTGTAGACTTGAATCAAGCATTCAAAGATTTTACAGGAAGAACTCCAGATATTAAACCACTTTTACAAAACAAAGGATTTGTGAAATAGATAAAATGTGAATTTTACTTCGCAAGTCAATAGTGAATAAAAAACCGCAGAAGTCGTTTCTGCGGTTTTTTGTATTTTAAGAATAGTAAATTTTCTTTTTTCAAAGATTAAAATTTTTAGATTTGTGACATGAACAAATTCCAACTACACCTGTTTCTGTTTTTAAAAATCCCAATTTCTTGGATTGCAGGAGTGCGTCTAAAAGAAATGAATGATGAAATCTGCATCACCAAAGTAAAATTCGGTTGGCTAAACCAAAACCCTTTCAATTCTATGTTTTGGGCAGTTCAAGGAATGGCTGCAGAATTTTCTACGGGTTTCCTTTGTGCTGAAAAAATTAGAAAATCTGGCAAAAAAATCTCCATGTTGGTGGTTCATAACCAAGCCGAATTTACCAAAAAAGCAGTGGGTAGAGTTACTTTTTCTTGTCATCAAGGAAAAGAACTGGATGCCGTTTTACAAAAAGCCATCGAAACTGGAGAAGGTCAAACATTAACCCTATTTTCTGAAGGTAAAGACCAAAAAGGCGATTTGGTTTCTAAATTTGCTTTTACCTGGAGTTTTAAAGTGAAAAACTAGAGAAACCCTCGCTGATAAAGCAGATTTAGCAAATAAAATCAGCATAATCAGCCAAATCTGCGAGAAAACATCATCAAAATCACTCATAAAAAGCGGGTTGGTTTATTATTTTTCACTATTTTAGTCTTCTAAAACTAAAAACCATTTTCTATGCTGCTGGATTTACTGTTCCCGAACAGATGTCTACATTGTAATACCATCATTTCAAAAGACGAACTGGTTTGCCATGTATGTTTCCCTCAAATTAAGTTTTCTCATTTTAATTTCTACGAAGAAAATCCTCTGAAACAGAGATGTAAGCTTTTATTTCCCGTGAAAAATGCTTATGCTGTGATGGAATTTCAAGAAGAAGCATTGAGCCAGAAAATTATTCACCAACTCAAATATCGTTCTCAGGAAAAAGTTGGAAAAATCATGGCTGAATGGACTTTGGAAAGAATTTACCTTTCAGAAAAACCAGATTTTTTAATTACGGTTCCACTTCATCCTAAAAAATTAAAAAAACGAGGTTATAATCAGTTGCATCTTTTTGCCGATATTCTATCTAAAAATTGGGAAATTCCTCATCATAAAGAAGCGCTCAAAAGAAATTCTTACCAAAAAGCACAAGCCCAAAAAGACAAATCTCACCGCGCCGAAACTAAATATGATTTCTCGCTCACTGAAGAAATTTCTGGAAAACATGTTTTGTTAATAGACGATGTTTTCACCACGGGAAATACGATAAGCGCCATCGCTTGGGAAATTTTAAAAAATCCAAGAAATGAAGTGAGTGTTTTGGTGATGGCTTTTGATTCGTAGTGATTATCTCTGTAATTTTTGTCCGTAAGACAAATCTCCAGCATCTCCTAATCCCGGAGAAATATAACCTTTTGACGTAAGATTTTCATCGATGGCTCCTACCCAAATATGCGCATCTGGAAATGCATTGGAAAGTGTTTCTACACCTTGTTTACTTGCAATAACGGCTACAATGTGCAATTGAGAAGGTGTTCCGTGGTTTAATAAATCTTTCAGCGCTTCTATTAAACTTGCGCCTGTTGCTAACATGGGATCTGCAACGATTAATGGTCTTCCGTCAACACTAGGACAAGTAAGATAATCTTGTTTTATGGAGAAATAATCATTGGCATCGTGTTTTCTGTAAGCAGCTACGAAACCACAGTCTGCTTTGTCAAAATAATTAAGAATTCCTTCAAAAAGAGGAACTCCTGCTCTCAAAATAGTCGTAATTACAGGTTGAACTGCAATTTCTTTCACCATAATTTTGTCTAATGGAGTAGAAATTTCTATTTCTTTGAATTCTAAACCTTTAGAAATTTCAAAAGCTGCAATTTCGCCGATTCTTTCCATACTTTTACGGAAATTGGCTCTATTGGTTTGGGTTTCTACGTTTCTTAGTTCGTTGATCCAAGAATTGACTAATGAGAAATTTTCTGATAATACGGTAACCATGTTGTGCAGATTTGTTTAATTGAATATTTTACAAATTTATTGATATTTTTTGTCTGTTTAAAATGATTTTGAACATCAATTCGATTTTAATTAAAAACCCTTTCAGAATAGAGCATTCTAAAAGGGCTTAATCATTTATTTTTGTCTGAAATAAACATCAATAGGAACTCCTGTAAAATCAAATTGCTTACGCAATTGGTTTTCGATGAATCTTCTGTATGGTTCTTTCACATATTGTGGTAGATTACAGAAAAACGCAAATTGCGGAACTGGAGTTGGCAATTGGGTAATATATTTAATTTTCACATATTTTCCTTTGATTGCAGGAGGTGGAGTTTGCTCAATAATAGGCAATAAAATTTCGTTAAGCTTAGAAGTTTTGATTCTTTTCTTACGATTTTCATAAACCATCATGGCAGTTTCTACCGCTTTTAAGATTCTTTGTTTCGTTAATGCAGAAACAAAAAGAATAGGAACGTCATTAAACTGAGCGATTTTTTCTTTGATTTTATTTTCAAAATCTCTCATGGTATTGGTTTCTTTTTCTACCAAATCCCACTTATTCACTACAATTACGATTCCTTTTCTATTTTTTTGAGCCAAAGAAAAGATATTCATATCCTGAGATTCCCAACCTAAAGTAGCATCTACCATGATAATCACCACATCAGAATGCTCAATGGCTCTAATAGAGCGCATTACTGAATAGAATTCTAAGTCTTCAGAAACTTTAGATTTTCTACGCATTCCGGCAGTATCTACCAACACAAATTCGTGTCCGAATTTATTATATAACGTTTCGATGGAATCTCTAGTTGTACCTGCGATATCTGTAACAATGTTTCTGTTATCATCCAAAAGTGCATTGGTAAGCGTAGATTTTCCCACGTTTGGTCTTCCTGCAATGGTAATTTTAGGTAAACCTTCGAAAGGATCTTTGTATTCTGTAGTTGGGAAATCTGCAACCAAGTCATCTAATAATTCACCCGTTCCAGAACCTGTAGCAGAAGAAAGCGTATAATATTTTTCTACTCCTAACTGATAAAATTCTGTAGCAGCAAGCATTTCTTTAGCAGAATCTACTTTGTTTACCACTAAATATAGAGGTTTATTGGCTTTTCTTAAAAGATTATAGATTTCGTGGTCTATATCTTGGAGTCCTTCTTCTACGTTTACCATAAAAATGATAGAAGTGGCTTCATCTACTGCCAACTGAACTTGTTTACGGATTTCTTCTTCGAAGATATCATCACTACCTACATCATAACCACCAGTATCTATTACCGTAAAGTCTACTCCATTCCAGTCAGATTTACCGTAATGACGGTCTCTTGTTACACCAGCCGTAGAATCTACGATGGCTTCTCTTCTTTCTAATAAACGATTAAATAATGTGGATTTTCCTACGTTGGGACGACCAACGATTGCAACGATATTACTCATAAAAATTGTATTAATAATCCCTAAAAATTATAAAATAGGATTAAGTTATTAATAGGTATCTCCCACTTTGGGAGCCTTAAAATTTTTGCAAAGATAAGATTTTAAATTTATTTATTGAATAAGGTCATGATTTTCAATTCTTATGAAGAAATATTTTTATGATATGAAATTCATAAAATTTGACTAAAAGGATGACAACTTAGAAAAATATGAATATATTTTGTAACTTCACACATCAAATAAAAACCTATCATGAAAAAACTATTTTTTCTTTTAGTTCTGGCTTTTGCGTTATTACAATTTTTTCAAATTGATAAAACCAATCCACCAGTAGACAAAAACATGGATTTTTTAACCATTAAAAAAACACCTGAAGACGTAGCTCAACTCATCAAAACAAGCTGCTATGATTGCCACTCAAACGAATCTGTATATCCTTGGTACACCAATATTCAGCCATTCGGTTGGTTGGTAAAAGACCACATAGAAGAAGGAAGAAAAGAACTTAATTTCTCTACATTTGCCACTTACGAACCATTAAGACAAGCCAAAAAACTCAAAAAATCTGCCCACGAAATAGAGGAAGGCAAAATGCCATTAGAATCTTACCTTCTCATTCATCAAGATGCAAAACTTACTCCTGAACAGAAACAAAAACTACAGGCGTATTTCATTTCTATCAAAGAAGTAACTGCCATGATGAACAATCTAACAGATGAACAACTAAAAATTAAGGAAGAATAATTTGATAGACCAAAATAAATTTTACCTCTTTTACGACGGAGACTGTGGTTTCTGCAATTTTTGGGTACATTGGATTTTAAAAAACGACTCCAAAGACCAATTCCAATTTGCTTCATTACAAGGAAAATTTGGACATGAATTTCTAAAACAAAGAGGTTTAGAACAAGAAAATCTCAACACTATTTATCTCTGGAAGCCAGAAAAATATTATCTCAACAAATCTAATGCAGCCATCACCATTGCCGAAAAATTAGGCGGAATATATTCATTAGCATCAATTTTTAGAATCATTCCTAGATTTTTGAGAGATGGGGTTTATGATTTTATTGCAAGAAATCGCCATCGATTGATAAAGAATTCTTGCGCAATACTCACTCCTGAACAACAGAAAAAATTCATAGACTAATTACCGAAATTAGTGCTTTATCATTCTAATCACTATCTTTGCAATTATGGAATACAATACACAAAGAACTCGTCTCCATTTACCAGAATATGGTCGAAATATTCAGCAGCTCGTAGAACGTTGCAAGGAACTTCCTACCAAAGAAGAACGCAACGAAATGGCTGCCGCAATTGTAGATTTCATGGGGCAGAGAAATCCGCACCTTCGTGACGAGGAAAATTATAAACATAAACTTTGGGATCATCTTTTTATATTAGCAGAGTATGACTTAGATGTAGATGCTCCCTATCCTTTCCCTACCAGAGAAGAATTAGCACAGAAACCCAATAAAATGGAGTACCCAAAACTTCAGGGAGATTATAAATTCTACGGCAAAAGCATCCTTCAATTGATAGACAAAGCCATAGAACTAGAAGATGGAGAAGAAAAAGAAGCTTTGATAGAGGTGATTGCCAATAACATGAAGAAATCTTATAATGTGTACAACAAAGAACATGTACAAGATGAGGTAATCTTCCGTCACTTAAAGGAACTATCAGAAAACAGATTAGACCTTACCAGTATAGATTCTCTCGAAAAAAGCAGAATTTATTACTCTACCAACAAGAATAAAAACCAAAAAAACAACCCTAAAAAACGTTTCAACAACCATAATAAAAACCGAAAAAGATAATGAGTGAAGCATTTCAAATAAGAGGAGGAAAAAAATTACACGGCGAAATCACACCACAAGGTGCAAAAAATGAAGCGTTGCAAATTCTTTGTGCAGTGCTTTTAACTGACGAAGAAGTGAGAATTAAAAATATTCCAGATATTCATGACGTAAACCGTCTTATCGAAATTCTGGGAGATTTCGGGGTGAAGATTACTAAAAATGCGCACGGTGATTATACTTTCAAAGCAGACCAAGTTAACTTTGATTACATAAAATCTAAAGAATTTAAAAAAGATGGAGCCAAATTACGTGGTTCTATTATGATTCTTGGACCTATGCTTGCTAGATTTGGCGAAGCATATATGCCAACTCCGGGTGGTGACAAAATTGGAAGAAGAAGATTAGATACTCACTTTCAAGGATTTGTAGAACTCGGCGCAGAATTTCATTATGACGAAACGGAATATTTCTATACTTTAAAGGCTAAAGAACTTCGTGGCAAATTTATTTTATTAGAAGAAGCTTCTGTAACAGGAACTGCTAATATTATTATGGCTGCAGTTTTAGCCAAAGGAAAAACCAGAATCTACAATGCAGCGTGCGAACCTTACCTTCAACAATTATGCAGAATGCTCAATAGAATGGGCGCAAAAATTGAAGGAATTGGCTCTAACTTATTAACCATCGAAGGCGTTTCTCATCTTCATGGAACAGAGCATACCATGCTACCAGATATGGTAGAAATTGGTTCTTGGATTGGTCTTGCAGCAATGACACGTTCTGAAATGACCATCAAAAATGTACATTGGAACCAATTAGGAATTATTCCGAATGTTTTCAGAAAATTAGGAATTCAATTGGAACAAAGCGGTGATGACATCTATATTCCAGAACAAGAACACTATAAAATTCAAAAATTTATAGACGGTTCTATTTTGACGGTTTCAGACGCACCCTGGCCAGGATTTACACCAGATTTATTATCTATCGTTTTGGTAGTGGCTACTCAAGCCAAAGGAACTGTTTTGATTCACCAAAAAATGTTTGAATCGAGATTATTCTTTGTAGATAAATTAATTGATATGGGCGCTCAGATTATTCTGTGTGATCCTCACAGAGCAACTGTAGTAGGTCTTAATCATGAATTCCCATTGCGTGGAACCAATATGACTTCGCCTGATATTAGAGCAGGGAACGCACTTCTTATCGCGGCACTTTCTGCAGAAGGAAAATCAATTATTCATAACATTGAACAAATTGACAGAGGTTATGAAAACATCGATGGAAGACTAAAAGCTCTAGGAGCAGATATCGAAAGAATTCAATTATAAAACAAACCGCAACTTTTTCAAGTTGCGTTTTTTATTTCTTCACAAAAGTTTTTTCATACTTTTCAATCCAATCTTGTGGAGTCATTTTCCGAGCCAATTCACCAATCAATTCATAAGGAATATCTTCAGGTTTTTTAAAACGCATACAAGATTTCCCCATGTCTAGTTTCTTTTTAGAATATTTCGGAAACTCTTCTTGAAACCAATGCAGAAGTTTTTCGTCTGCATAAATTCCCATGTGATAAAGATTAATAGAATTTTTCTGCGAAGCTATACTAAGAAATGGCAAAGGCAATTCTGGAGTACAATGATAACCTTTAGGATAAATACTTTTCGGAACTACGTAACCAATCATTCCATAGCTCAACTGTTCTTCGAAACCATTGGGTAAATTTTCAGAAATAATTTTTCTTAATTTTTCTATGGGTTCTTTTCGCTCTTCGGGAAGATTTTCTAAATATTCTTGAACAGATTGGGCTTCTATTTTCATTTTCAATTTTTATCAAATTTAAAAATAAATCAATACATTACCTCTTCAAGATACCACTACTTCATCAAAAAATTTCATTACTTTTGTGCTACAAAATTTCAGATATGCCAAAAACATCAGTAAGAGCAGGAAGAATGCCTGCTTCACCAATTAGAAAGTTAGTTCCTTATGCAATTGCTGCTAAAGCAAAAGGCACAAAAGTGTATCACCTGAACATTGGTCAACCAGACATCGAAACACCAAAAACCGCTCTTGATGCACTGAAAAATATCGATTTAAAAGTTCTAGAATATGCTCTTTCTGAAGGAAATTTAGAGTATAGAAAACAATTAGAAAAATACTACCACTCTCTTGGTTTTACCGATTTAACTACGGATAATTTCATTGTAACCAATGGTGGTTCTGAAGCACTAAATTTTGCACTTTCTGTATTGTGTGATGACGGAGACGAAATCATTATTCCAGAACCTTATTATGCAAATTATAACGGATTTACCAATGCTATTGGCGTAAAAGTGGTAGCCGTTCCTTCTACTATTGATACTGGTTTTGCTCTACCTTCTATTGAAGAATTTGAGAAGAAAATTACAGATAAAACCAGAGCAATTATCGTTTGTAACCCGGGAAATCCTACTGGTTATCTTTATACCAGAGAAGAATTACAAAAATTAGCAGAAATTGCTTTGAAACATGATATCGTTATCATTTCAGACGAAGTATACAGAGAATATGTTTATGATGGTGAGAAGCAAGTTTCTATGCTAGAATTTCCAGAAATTGCTGAACATTCTATCATCATCGATTCAGAATCTAAGCGTTATTCTATGTGTGGCGTAAGAATTGGTTGTTTAGTTACTCGTTCTAAAACGCTTCATGATGCTGCCATGAAATTTGCACAAGCAAGACTTTCTCCAGTGCTTATTGGTCAGATTTTAGCAACTGCAGCTCATGATAATGATGCAGAGTACATTCAATCGGTTCGCGAAGAATATACCAAACGTAGAAATCTTTTGGTAGAATTATTAAACGAAATTCCGGGTGTGAAATGCCCAACTCCAAAAGGTGCTTTTTACTGTGTAGCAGAATTACCAGTAGAAGATGCAGATGATTTTGCACAATGGTTGCTCGAACATTTTTCTGACAATGGCGAAACCGTAATGATAGCACCAGCTTCAGGTTTTTATTCGGTTCCAGAACTTGGGAAAAAGCAAGTAAGAATTGCTTACGTTCTAAAAGAAGAAGACTTGCGAAGAAGCGTAGAATTAATCAAAATCGCTTTAGAGCATTACAAAAAATAAAATTTTAAAAAACGAACTTCGGTTCGTTTTTTTATTTTTAAATTTGAAAAAAACTTAACATGAATCAAGAATATAAATGTGGAATTTGTGGTGAAATTCACAATGATTATCCTGCTTTAGCATATCCAAGTCCAGACTCTTATTATTGGCTTTCTGACGATGAAAAGATAAAATACAACGCATATTTGGATTCTGATTTTTGTAAAATTGAATACCCAAACCAAACAGATAGGTTTATTAGAGTAGTTTTAAAACAAAAAATCATCAATTCTCAGATTACTTTAGAATATGGACTTTGGGTTTCTTTGAGTGAAAGTAGCTATAATGATTATTTTTTGAACTATAATAATGAAAATCATCAAACACAATACTTTGGCTGGCTAAATAATAACATACCTGATTATAACTTTCAAGAAAGTATTCCTACAACTGTAGTTACAAAATTAGGAAATGAGCGTCCTGAAATTTTCCCACACTCAGATTTTGAACATCCGTTTGTAAGTGATTACTATAATGGAATTACAAAAGATGAAGCCGAAAAAAGAATACATGAAATGCTTTCAAAATTGACAGAGTAAGTTTTATTGCTATAGTAAATATTTCTCCTAACTTATTTTCAGTAAATTTGTAAAAATTAGAAATTGAAGGCTTCGCAAATACTTTGCGGTCAAAAAGACTTTTGAAAAAAAATGAAAATTCAAGAAAATATCTCTTTAAAGAATTACAATACTTTTGGTGTAGAAGCAAAAGCGCATTATTTTGCCGAAGTACATGATTTACACGAGCTAAAATATGCCACAGAATTTGCCAAAATCAATCATTTTAAAATCCTTTTTTTAGGTGGCGGCAGCAATTTGCTCTTCACCCAAGATTTTGATGGCTTAGTCATTAAACTAAATTTAAAAGGCATTTCCGAAGAAATTTTAGACGAAAATCACGTGCTCGTTTCTGCAAAAGCGGGAGAAAACTGGCATGAATTTGTACTCTACACGCTTTCTAAAAATTATGGCGGATTAGAAAATCTTTCGCTCATTCCGGGAAATGTGGGAACTTGTCCTATTCAGAATATTGGCGCTTATGGAACTGAAATCAAAGACCATTTCGTTTCTTGCAAAGCTCTAAATTTAGAAACTTCAGAAATTGAGGAATTATCATTGGGAGATTGCAAATTCGGTTACAGAGATTCTATCTTTAAAACTTCTGCCAAAGGAAAATATGTAATTGTAGAAGTCACGTTTAAACTAACTACCCAAAACCATCACATCAAAACAGAATATGGAGCAATTTCTACAGAATTAAAAAATTTAGGAATTGAAAATCCTACTATTCAAGAGGTTTCTAAAGCGGTTATCAATATCAGACAAAGTAAATTGCCAAATCCTGCCGAAATTGGAAACGCTGGAAGTTTCTTCAAAAATCCAAGCATCCCTTTAGCTCAATTTGAAAATTTAAAGGAAAAATTTCCTGAAATTCAAGGATATGCAAATGGTGATTGGGTAAAAGTTCCTGCGGGTTGGCTCATAGAAAATGCAGGCTGGAAAGGCAAACAATTAGGAAATGTAGCTTCTCATAAATTACAAGCCTTAGTTATTATTAACGCCACTGGAAACGCATCAGGAAAAGAAATTTATGATTTCTCTACCCAAATTATTGACTCTGTAAAAGAAAAATACGTAATAGAACTCGAAAGAGAAGTGAATATTTTATAGAATTATCAATAAAATCAATTGATTAATTCGTCACATTGAATCTCAGAAAACTAATCACTAATGCTTATATTTGCGCAAAATTAAAAGTAAAAATGTCTGAAATTAAACTCAATACAATTCCTGAAGCAATAGAAGACCTTAAAAATGGTAAAGTGATCATCGTAGTAGATGATGAAAACCGTGAAAATGAAGGCGATTTTCTTTCTGCTGCCGAACTTACTACTCCAGAAATCATCAATTTCATGACCATTCATGGTCGTGGTCTTATTTGTACTCCACTTCCTGAAAAAAGATGTGACGAACTAGGTCTTGAAGCCATGGTTTCTAGAAGTACAGACCCGAAAGAAACTGCTTTTACGGTTTCTATCGATTTACTAGGTGACGGTGTTTCTACAGGTATTTCGGCTAGTGATAGAGCAAAAACTATCCTTGCTTTGATGGATGAAAAAACCAAGCCGACAGATTTTATGAGACCTGGTCACATTTTTCCGCTTCGTGCAAAAACGGGTGGCGTTCTAAAAAGAGCCGGTCATACAGAAGCTGCAATTGATTTAACCAAATTAGCTGGATTGAAAGAAGGTGGTGTCATCTGCGAAATTATGAACGAAGATGGAACCATGGCGAGATTACCAGAATTGGTGGTTTTGGCTAAAAAATTAGACCTTAAAATCATTTCAATTGAAGATTTAATCAATTACCAATTGAAAAAAGGTGATTTGGTAAACGAAATAGAGTCTAGAAGAGTAAAAACGGCTTTCGGTGAGTTTGATTTTCATGCTTTCCAAGAAAAACATACAGACCAAATTCACTTTGCATTAACCAAAGGAAATTGGGAAATAGATGAGCCTGTTTTGGTAAGAGTTCAGTCTTCTAGCGCTTATTTTGATGTTTTAAGCAGATTGATTAACGGTGAAAATCCTCAACTGGAAAAAGTAACCAATATGATTAATGCGGAAGGAAAAGGAGCGCTTATTTTCATCAATAATGTATCTAATGCAGAACTCACGATGAGAAAATTACAACAATTCCTGAATTATCAAGACGGACAAGTTGCAAGACCTACGCTTACTGCTAATTTCATAGAATACGGAATTGGAACTCAAATTCTTAAAAAATTAGGTATTACTAAATTCAGAGTAATTACTCAAAATCCTAATCAGAAACCTCTTGTTGCTGGTTATGGTGTAGAAATTACCGAAATGGTACAGATGTAAAATCTTAAAAATATTAATCGAAAATAGCGTAGAAATTTCTACGCTATTTTTATATCATCAAAACTGTGAAATCCGTTTAAGAAATCTTTCACATTCATTCGTTTTTTTCCTTCTAACTGAACTTCTGTTGGCTGATAAAAGCCATCTTTGGTATAAATTCTAAAAATATTTTTAGAAATTTCTAAAGTTCCAACCGTTTTCTGATGCTCTGAAACTTCAAAAGTTCCTGCATAAATCTTCAAACCTTTAGTTTCTTCACCGATGTTTAAAGTGGTGAAAGCACAAGGATAAGGCGACATTCCTCTAATGAAATTGTGAACCTTAACCGTTTCTTGATTCCAATGAATTCTCGTATCTTCTTTGAAAATTTTGAAAGCATTTTTTGGCTCTGCAACTTGTGGTTGCGGTTGTTCTATGATTGAATTTTCGGCTAAACCATCTAATGTTTTCACTACCAGTTTTGCGCCCATTCCCATCAATCTATCATGTAAACTTCCTGCATTTTCATCTGGTGAAATAGGCAATTCTTCTTGCAAAAGAATGTTTCCTTCATCTATTTTTTCATTGATAAAGAAAGTAGTAGCGCCCGTTTTTTCTTCGCCGTTAATAATCGCAAAATTGATTGGAGCTGCACCTCTATAATCTGGTAATAAACTTGCGTGAAGATTGAAAGTTCCCAATTTAGGCATTTCAAATAATACTTTTGGCATCATTCTAAAGGCAACCACTACGAAAACATCTGCCTCTAATTTTCTCATTTCTTCCAAAAATTCTGGATTTCTCAATTTTTCTGGTTGAAAAACTGGCAAATCATTTTCTAAGGCATATTTTTTAACAGGAGATTCAGTAAGTTTTTGTCCACGACCTGAAGGTTTATCTGCAACGGTAACCACTCCTACAATTTCGTGATGAGACTGATGAATCGCTTCTAAAGATTTAGCCGCAAAATCTGGCGTCCCGAAAAAAACAACTTTTAAATTTTTCATATTTTGTATCGCTACTACGGAGCTTTTCTCTTTTTTTAAAAAATTTCTACAAACCTTTCGCTCCTATGG contains the following coding sequences:
- the fmt gene encoding methionyl-tRNA formyltransferase codes for the protein MKNLKVVFFGTPDFAAKSLEAIHQSHHEIVGVVTVADKPSGRGQKLTESPVKKYALENDLPVFQPEKLRNPEFLEEMRKLEADVFVVVAFRMMPKVLFEMPKLGTFNLHASLLPDYRGAAPINFAIINGEEKTGATTFFINEKIDEGNILLQEELPISPDENAGSLHDRLMGMGAKLVVKTLDGLAENSIIEQPQPQVAEPKNAFKIFKEDTRIHWNQETVKVHNFIRGMSPYPCAFTTLNIGEETKGLKIYAGTFEVSEHQKTVGTLEISKNIFRIYTKDGFYQPTEVQLEGKKRMNVKDFLNGFHSFDDIKIA